Proteins encoded together in one Neisseria lactamica window:
- the hisC gene encoding histidinol-phosphate transaminase, translating to MKSVRHLIRDDIRAMSAYQIADIPSGFIKLDAMESPSHPFEGHGVLMQELQAQLASAPIHLYPDPAKSGLQEALRAAFDIPDCAALALGNGSDELIQFVTMLTAKPGAAMLAAEPSFVMYRHNAALYGMDYVSVPLNGDFTLNLPAFLEAVKTRRPALTFIAYPNNPTGVCFARGEVEAVISSSDGIVVVDEAYGAFNGDSFLGQAGRIPNLIVLRTLSKIGFAGLRIGYAAGCPEVIGELQKILPPYNMNQLSLNTAKFALRHYGIISANIGSLKNERERMMAELGGIPQIKAFPSQANFITIRVPDADLLFDTLKQNRILVKKLHGVHPLLEHCLRITVGSPAQNDAVLDVIRRLYR from the coding sequence ATGAAATCCGTCCGACACCTCATCCGCGACGACATACGGGCGATGTCTGCATATCAGATTGCCGACATTCCGTCCGGATTTATCAAGCTCGATGCAATGGAAAGCCCGTCCCATCCTTTTGAAGGACACGGAGTCCTGATGCAGGAATTACAGGCACAACTGGCATCCGCCCCCATCCACCTCTACCCCGACCCCGCCAAAAGCGGCTTGCAGGAAGCATTGCGCGCCGCGTTCGACATTCCCGACTGCGCCGCCCTCGCCTTAGGCAACGGTTCGGACGAACTGATACAGTTCGTCACCATGCTGACCGCCAAACCGGGCGCGGCAATGTTGGCAGCCGAACCGAGTTTCGTGATGTACCGCCACAACGCCGCGCTGTACGGCATGGATTATGTCAGCGTTCCACTGAACGGAGATTTCACCCTCAACCTGCCCGCCTTCCTCGAAGCCGTCAAAACCCGCCGTCCCGCGCTGACCTTTATCGCCTACCCCAACAACCCCACCGGCGTATGCTTCGCACGCGGCGAAGTCGAAGCCGTCATCAGCTCTTCAGACGGCATCGTCGTCGTCGATGAAGCCTACGGCGCATTCAACGGCGACAGCTTCCTCGGGCAGGCAGGCAGGATTCCCAACCTGATAGTCTTACGCACCCTCAGCAAAATCGGTTTTGCCGGACTGCGTATCGGTTATGCGGCAGGCTGCCCCGAAGTCATCGGCGAACTGCAAAAAATTCTGCCGCCCTACAATATGAACCAATTGAGCCTGAACACTGCCAAATTTGCCCTGCGGCACTACGGCATCATCTCTGCCAACATCGGCAGCCTGAAAAACGAACGCGAACGAATGATGGCAGAGTTGGGCGGCATCCCACAGATAAAAGCCTTTCCCAGCCAGGCAAATTTTATTACCATACGCGTACCCGATGCCGATTTGTTGTTTGACACCCTCAAACAAAACCGCATCCTCGTCAAAAAACTGCACGGCGTGCATCCCCTTTTGGAACACTGCCTGCGTATTACCGTAGGCAGCCCCGCACAAAACGATGCCGTCCTCGACGTTATCCGCCGGCTCTACCGATAA
- the hisB gene encoding imidazoleglycerol-phosphate dehydratase HisB, with translation MTKTQLHLNNFLTLVREAGSLPKLAKLCGYRTPVSLYKLKQRLEEQAEDPDARGIRPSLMAKLEKHTGKPKGWLGKQHREHPEKETAAQTAGIPAPETPAPSGCRTVTHSRHTCETQITVSINLDGSGKSRLDTGVPFLEHMIDQIARHGMIDIDIDCKGDLHIDDHHTVEDIGITLGQALKQALGDKKGIRRYGHSYVPLDEALSRVVIDLSGRPGLVYNIEFTRALIGKFDVDLFEEFFHGIVNHSMMTLHIDNLSGKNAHHQAETVFKAFGRALRMAVEHDPRMAGQTPSTKGTLTA, from the coding sequence ATGACCAAGACACAACTCCACCTGAACAACTTCCTGACCCTCGTCCGGGAAGCGGGCTCCCTGCCCAAGCTCGCCAAACTCTGCGGCTACCGCACCCCCGTCTCACTCTACAAACTCAAACAACGCCTTGAAGAGCAGGCAGAAGACCCCGACGCGCGCGGCATCCGTCCCAGCCTGATGGCAAAACTCGAAAAACACACCGGCAAACCCAAAGGCTGGCTCGGCAAACAACACCGCGAACACCCCGAAAAAGAAACCGCCGCCCAAACCGCCGGCATTCCCGCGCCCGAAACCCCCGCGCCGTCCGGCTGCCGCACCGTTACCCACAGCCGCCATACCTGCGAAACCCAAATCACCGTCTCCATCAACCTCGACGGCAGCGGCAAAAGCAGGCTGGATACCGGCGTACCCTTCCTCGAACATATGATCGACCAAATCGCCCGCCACGGTATGATAGACATCGACATCGACTGCAAAGGCGACCTGCACATCGACGACCACCACACCGTCGAAGACATCGGCATCACACTCGGACAAGCCCTCAAACAAGCGCTCGGCGACAAAAAAGGCATCCGCCGTTACGGACATTCCTACGTCCCGCTCGACGAAGCCCTCAGCCGCGTCGTCATCGACCTTTCCGGCCGCCCCGGACTCGTGTACAACATCGAATTTACCCGCGCCCTGATTGGAAAATTCGATGTCGATTTGTTTGAAGAATTTTTCCACGGCATCGTCAACCACAGTATGATGACCCTGCACATCGACAACCTCAGCGGCAAAAACGCCCACCATCAGGCGGAAACCGTATTCAAAGCCTTCGGGCGCGCCCTGCGTATGGCAGTCGAACACGACCCGAGGATGGCGGGGCAAACCCCGTCCACCAAAGGCACGCTGACCGCATAA
- a CDS encoding NAD(P)-dependent oxidoreductase, which translates to MSAETYTQIGWIGLGQMGLPMVTRLLDGGIEVGVYNRSPGKTAPVSAKGAKVYGSTAELVRACPVIFLMVSDYAAVCDILNGVRDGLAGKIIVNMSTISPTENLAVKALVEAAGGQFAEAPVSGSVGPATNGTLLVLFGGDEAVLNPLQKAFSLVGKKTFHFGEVGKGSGAKLVLNSLLGIFGEAYSEAMLMARQFGIDTDTIVEAIGGSAMDSPMFQTKKSLWANREFPPAFALKHASKDLNLAVKELEQAGNALPAVETVAASYRKAVEAGYGEQDVSGVYLKLSER; encoded by the coding sequence ATGTCCGCAGAAACATACACACAAATCGGCTGGATCGGCTTAGGGCAAATGGGCCTGCCTATGGTAACGCGGCTCTTGGACGGCGGCATCGAAGTCGGCGTATACAACCGCTCGCCCGGCAAAACCGCCCCCGTCTCCGCCAAAGGCGCAAAAGTTTACGGCAGCACCGCCGAACTCGTCCGCGCCTGTCCCGTCATTTTCCTGATGGTTTCCGACTATGCCGCCGTGTGCGACATCCTGAACGGAGTCCGCGACGGATTGGCCGGCAAAATCATCGTCAACATGAGCACCATCTCCCCGACCGAAAACCTCGCCGTCAAAGCACTTGTCGAAGCCGCAGGCGGACAGTTTGCCGAAGCCCCCGTTTCCGGCTCGGTCGGCCCCGCAACCAACGGCACGCTGCTGGTTTTATTTGGCGGCGACGAAGCCGTGTTAAACCCGCTGCAAAAAGCATTTTCACTTGTCGGCAAAAAAACCTTCCACTTCGGCGAAGTGGGCAAAGGCTCGGGCGCGAAACTCGTCTTGAACTCGCTTTTGGGCATTTTCGGCGAAGCGTACAGCGAAGCGATGCTGATGGCGCGGCAGTTCGGCATCGATACCGACACCATCGTCGAAGCCATCGGCGGCTCGGCAATGGACTCGCCCATGTTCCAAACCAAAAAATCCCTGTGGGCAAACCGCGAATTCCCGCCCGCCTTCGCCCTCAAACACGCCTCCAAAGACCTCAACCTCGCCGTCAAAGAGCTTGAACAGGCAGGCAACGCCCTGCCCGCCGTCGAAACCGTTGCTGCCAGCTACCGCAAAGCAGTCGAAGCCGGCTACGGTGAACAGGACGTTTCCGGCGTTTACCTGAAACTGTCAGAACGCTGA
- the sohB gene encoding protease SohB, with amino-acid sequence MWKEILLNYGIFLIELLTVFGIIALVVLMIVRAKGRSEDGAVVLTDLSENYQKQQQSFETFFLNEEEARHWEKEEKKREKEKAKAQKKRLKEGGGKSAETQKPRLFVLDFDGDLYARAVGALRNEITAVLSIARPEDEVLLRLESPGGVVHGYGLAASQLRRLRERNIPLTVAVDKVAASGGYMMACVADKIVSAPFAIVGSVGVVAEVPNIHRLLKKHDIDVDVMTAGEFKRTVTFMGENTEKGKQKFRQELEETHQLFKQFVSENRPGLDIEKIATGEHWFGRQALALNLIDEISTSDDLLLKAFENKQLIEVKYQEKQSLIQRIGLQAEASIENLFAKFANRRADVM; translated from the coding sequence ATGTGGAAAGAAATTTTATTGAATTACGGCATTTTCCTGATTGAACTGCTTACTGTTTTCGGCATTATCGCGCTGGTCGTGCTGATGATTGTGCGGGCTAAGGGGCGGTCGGAAGATGGGGCGGTCGTGCTGACGGATTTGTCGGAAAATTATCAAAAACAACAGCAATCGTTTGAAACTTTTTTCTTGAATGAGGAAGAAGCCAGGCATTGGGAAAAAGAAGAAAAGAAAAGGGAAAAAGAAAAAGCTAAGGCACAGAAAAAGCGTTTGAAAGAAGGGGGCGGAAAATCTGCCGAAACGCAAAAACCCCGCCTTTTTGTGTTGGATTTTGACGGCGATTTGTATGCGCGCGCCGTGGGGGCTTTACGCAACGAGATTACCGCCGTGCTTTCTATTGCCCGACCCGAAGATGAGGTTTTGCTCAGGTTGGAGAGTCCCGGCGGCGTGGTTCACGGCTACGGTTTGGCGGCTTCGCAGCTTCGGCGTTTGCGCGAACGCAATATTCCGCTGACCGTCGCCGTCGATAAGGTGGCGGCGAGCGGCGGTTATATGATGGCGTGTGTGGCGGATAAAATTGTTTCCGCACCGTTTGCGATTGTCGGTTCGGTGGGTGTGGTGGCGGAAGTGCCGAATATCCACCGCCTGTTGAAAAAACATGATATTGATGTGGATGTGATGACGGCGGGCGAATTTAAGCGCACGGTTACCTTTATGGGCGAAAATACGGAAAAGGGCAAACAGAAATTCCGGCAGGAGCTGGAGGAAACGCATCAGTTGTTCAAGCAGTTTGTCAGTGAAAACCGCCCGGGGTTGGATATTGAAAAAATAGCGACGGGCGAGCATTGGTTCGGGCGGCAGGCGTTGGCGTTGAACTTGATTGACGAGATTTCGACCAGTGATGATTTGTTGTTGAAAGCGTTTGAAAATAAGCAGCTTATCGAAGTGAAATATCAGGAGAAGCAAAGCCTGATTCAGCGCATTGGTTTGCAGGCGGAAGCTTCTATTGAAAATTTGTTTGCCAAGTTTGCGAACAGGCGAGCGGATGTGATGTAG
- the pgsA gene encoding CDP-diacylglycerol--glycerol-3-phosphate 3-phosphatidyltransferase: MPWNIPIFLTWLRVLLIPVLTALFYLPFPWFAEETINLAAAVVFAVAALTDWFDGFLARLWKQTSDFGAFLDPVADKLMVAVSLLLLVKLDRTYVLFAMIIIGREITISALREWMAQMGKRNSVAVATVGKFKTAAQMLAIFFLLLNIPDFHGFNLALIGNILMFIASLLTVWSMLYYLKMAWKEIA; encoded by the coding sequence ATGCCTTGGAACATCCCCATTTTCCTCACTTGGTTGAGGGTCTTGCTCATCCCTGTCCTGACAGCCCTTTTTTACCTGCCTTTCCCGTGGTTCGCGGAGGAAACGATTAATCTCGCCGCCGCCGTCGTTTTTGCCGTTGCCGCATTGACCGACTGGTTTGACGGATTCTTGGCAAGGTTGTGGAAACAGACCTCGGATTTCGGCGCATTCCTCGACCCCGTTGCCGACAAACTGATGGTCGCCGTCTCTTTGCTGCTGCTGGTCAAACTCGACCGGACCTATGTTTTGTTCGCGATGATTATCATCGGCAGGGAAATTACCATTTCCGCATTGCGCGAATGGATGGCGCAAATGGGCAAAAGGAACAGCGTTGCCGTCGCCACCGTCGGCAAGTTTAAAACCGCCGCGCAAATGCTGGCGATTTTCTTTTTGCTGCTGAACATTCCCGATTTTCACGGATTTAATCTCGCACTTATCGGCAACATATTGATGTTTATCGCATCTTTGCTGACGGTTTGGTCGATGCTGTATTACCTGAAAATGGCGTGGAAAGAAATCGCCTGA
- a CDS encoding carboxymuconolactone decarboxylase family protein: MFKDWKEHTALVKKSFGELGKAHPKMLQAYGALEQAAAAEALDAKTRELIAIAVAITTRCESCISVHAAAAAKAGATDSEIAGALATAIALNAGAAYTYALRALEAVETQK; this comes from the coding sequence ATGTTTAAAGATTGGAAAGAACATACCGCATTGGTTAAAAAATCGTTCGGCGAGCTGGGTAAGGCGCATCCTAAAATGCTGCAGGCCTACGGCGCACTGGAACAGGCTGCCGCAGCCGAAGCATTGGATGCCAAAACGCGCGAACTGATTGCCATCGCCGTTGCCATCACCACCCGTTGCGAGAGCTGCATCAGCGTTCACGCCGCCGCTGCCGCCAAAGCCGGTGCGACCGACAGCGAAATCGCAGGTGCATTGGCAACCGCCATCGCCCTGAATGCCGGTGCCGCTTACACTTACGCCCTGCGCGCACTGGAAGCGGTTGAAACGCAAAAATAA
- the mtrA gene encoding efflux transporter MtrCDE transcriptional activator MtrA produces the protein MDILDKLVDLAQLTGSVDVQCLLGGQWSVRHETLQREGLVHIVTSGSGYLCIDGETSPRRVNAGDIVFFPRGLGHLLSHDGKYGESLQPDIRQNGAFTVKQCGNGLDMSLFCARFRYDTHADLMNGLPETVFLNIAHPSLQYVVSMLQLESEKPLTGTASVVNALSSVLLVLILRAYLEQEKDAQLSGVLKGWQDKRLGHLIQKVIDKPEDEWNIDKMVAAANMSRAQLMRRFKSQVGLSPHAFVNHIRLQKGALLLKKTPDSVLSVALSVGFQSETHFGKAFKRQYHVSPGQYRKEGGQQ, from the coding sequence ATGGACATTCTGGACAAACTGGTCGATCTCGCCCAACTGACGGGTAGTGTGGATGTACAGTGCCTTTTGGGCGGACAATGGTCGGTACGGCATGAAACCTTGCAACGCGAAGGGCTGGTGCACATTGTTACATCGGGCAGCGGCTATCTCTGCATCGACGGTGAAACTTCCCCGCGCCGGGTCAATGCGGGGGATATTGTATTTTTCCCGCGCGGCTTGGGACACCTGTTGAGCCACGACGGAAAATACGGAGAAAGTTTACAACCGGATATACGACAAAACGGCGCGTTCACGGTCAAACAATGCGGCAACGGACTGGATATGAGCCTGTTTTGCGCCCGTTTCCGCTACGACACCCACGCCGATTTGATGAACGGGCTGCCGGAAACCGTTTTTCTGAACATTGCCCATCCGAGTTTGCAGTATGTGGTTTCAATGCTGCAACTGGAAAGCGAAAAACCTTTGACGGGGACGGCTTCCGTGGTCAACGCATTATCGTCCGTCCTGCTGGTGCTTATCCTGCGCGCCTATCTCGAACAGGAAAAAGATGCCCAACTGTCGGGCGTATTGAAAGGTTGGCAGGACAAACGTTTGGGACATTTAATCCAAAAGGTGATAGACAAACCGGAAGACGAATGGAATATCGACAAAATGGTAGCGGCCGCCAATATGTCGCGCGCGCAGCTGATGCGCCGTTTCAAAAGCCAGGTCGGACTCAGCCCGCACGCCTTTGTGAACCATATCCGCCTGCAAAAAGGCGCGTTGCTGCTGAAGAAAACCCCGGATTCGGTTTTGTCGGTCGCACTGTCGGTAGGCTTTCAGTCGGAAACACACTTTGGCAAAGCATTCAAACGGCAATATCACGTTTCGCCGGGTCAATACCGGAAAGAAGGCGGGCAACAATAA
- a CDS encoding prokaryotic membrane lipolipid attachment site family protein: MKKYLALIPIAAALSGCGTVYVPTLTEIPVRPINTVPAEASVKGFRLAPSHWTDVSKIRDEATRLSYQVDIGKMTKVQAAQYLNNFRKRLVGRNAVDDSMYEIYLRSAVDSQRGEINTEQSKLYIENALRGWQQRWKNMDVKPDNPAFTNFLMEVMKMQPLK; the protein is encoded by the coding sequence ATGAAAAAATATCTTGCCCTCATCCCCATCGCGGCCGCCTTGTCCGGCTGCGGAACTGTTTATGTGCCCACCCTGACCGAAATCCCCGTCAGGCCGATTAATACCGTTCCGGCGGAAGCGTCTGTAAAAGGTTTCCGCCTCGCCCCTTCGCATTGGACGGACGTTTCCAAAATCCGCGACGAGGCGACGCGCCTGAGCTATCAGGTGGACATCGGTAAAATGACTAAGGTTCAGGCGGCGCAATATCTGAACAACTTCAGAAAACGCCTGGTCGGACGCAATGCCGTCGATGACAGTATGTATGAAATCTACCTGCGTTCGGCGGTAGACAGCCAGCGCGGCGAAATCAATACCGAGCAGTCCAAGCTGTATATCGAGAATGCCTTGCGCGGCTGGCAGCAGCGTTGGAAAAATATGGATGTCAAACCCGATAATCCCGCATTTACCAACTTTTTGATGGAAGTGATGAAGATGCAGCCCTTGAAATGA